One window from the genome of Candidatus Thermoplasmatota archaeon encodes:
- a CDS encoding flavodoxin family protein, giving the protein MKVCGIVGSPVKKGSVDLLVSRVLEGAKSEGAETEKVHLNDLKIRPCQDCVKDPDPEYCLFDDDMKVIYDALDSCDVIVLGSPLYFDTVSAQTKLMIDRCNCLMPYVKREDGTYGFERRKQRRNKGVFIAVGGQDRDFTPILTTAKAFFKWANIELVDKILYGQTDEARGGVKDDEETMARAFEIGVRIAAPAERME; this is encoded by the coding sequence ATGAAGGTCTGTGGGATCGTCGGCAGTCCGGTCAAGAAGGGGAGCGTGGACCTGCTCGTGTCGCGAGTTCTGGAGGGCGCCAAGAGCGAGGGGGCGGAGACCGAGAAGGTGCATCTGAACGACCTGAAGATCCGGCCGTGCCAGGACTGTGTGAAGGACCCCGATCCTGAGTACTGCCTCTTCGACGATGACATGAAGGTCATCTATGACGCCCTGGACTCTTGCGACGTCATCGTCCTGGGTTCTCCTCTGTATTTCGACACCGTGAGCGCGCAGACGAAGCTGATGATTGACCGCTGCAACTGTCTGATGCCCTATGTGAAGCGCGAGGACGGCACGTACGGTTTTGAGAGAAGGAAACAGCGCCGGAACAAGGGAGTCTTCATCGCGGTCGGCGGGCAGGACAGGGACTTCACGCCCATCCTGACGACCGCGAAGGCGTTCTTTAAGTGGGCGAACATCGAGCTCGTTGACAAGATACTCTACGGTCAGACGGACGAGGCCAGGGGCGGCGTCAAGGACGACGAAGAGACCATGGCTAGGGCATTCGAGATCGGCGTCAGAATCGCCGCGCCGGCAGAACGGATGGAATAA
- a CDS encoding YbhB/YbcL family Raf kinase inhibitor-like protein: MRMKSNDFEDGGDVPSGFTCDGEDVSPHLVWEEVPEGTKSLALIMDDPDAPMGTWVHWLLGDIPPATREMPQNSRPAGSRQITNDFGREGYGGPCPPSGTHRYYFKLYALNVEKILAAEKRAFYREVEEHKIGEAVIMGRYTRK; encoded by the coding sequence ATGAGAATGAAGAGCAACGACTTCGAGGATGGTGGGGACGTCCCCTCTGGTTTCACTTGCGACGGGGAGGACGTATCGCCCCATCTCGTCTGGGAGGAGGTTCCTGAGGGAACGAAGAGCCTGGCGCTCATCATGGACGACCCGGATGCTCCCATGGGGACCTGGGTGCACTGGCTCTTGGGAGACATCCCGCCCGCCACAAGAGAGATGCCTCAGAACTCGAGGCCCGCGGGCTCCCGCCAGATCACGAACGACTTCGGGAGGGAGGGCTATGGAGGACCCTGCCCGCCGAGCGGGACTCACAGGTACTACTTCAAGCTCTACGCGCTCAACGTCGAGAAGATCCTGGCGGCCGAGAAGAGGGCATTCTACCGCGAAGTGGAGGAGCACAAAATCGGCGAAGCCGTCATCATGGGAAGGTACACCCGCAAGTAG
- a CDS encoding 4-oxalocrotonate tautomerase family protein, whose product MNDSFFHRKAFRSARRCNMPFINVYMWPRDKEKKQKLARAITDAFVRIAGIPPDSIWIVFNDVEKSNWASAGELVSED is encoded by the coding sequence CTGAACGATAGCTTTTTTCACAGGAAGGCATTCCGCTCTGCAAGGAGGTGCAACATGCCATTCATAAACGTATACATGTGGCCCAGGGACAAGGAGAAGAAGCAGAAGCTCGCGCGAGCTATAACGGACGCCTTCGTGAGGATCGCGGGTATCCCACCAGACTCGATCTGGATCGTCTTCAACGATGTGGAGAAGTCCAATTGGGCCTCGGCGGGAGAGCTTGTCTCCGAGGATTAG
- the fdhD gene encoding formate dehydrogenase accessory sulfurtransferase FdhD, producing MKKIRIKRWKDGALEEVDDLVAEETFLHLEIEDKIGFDTIISPHDIKDFVYGNLFSEGFIDEPSEIKTYSEREKDGSFRVDVSIDLDSDISYRRNYNILWTDCTTPSDVQKRIGDRIAKMDSPLRIKASDVPLVHSRTSDHVDVYKQTGAYHYAFLFDEKMNLIVTAFDVSRHNAVDKVIGSTFLNGGTFADKALFVTGRITSNMVWKCLRAGIPLAMSRSAPLLEAIELANAYDMGVIGFARGKRFNLYCGEKYIDFG from the coding sequence ATGAAGAAGATCAGGATCAAGAGATGGAAAGACGGCGCCCTCGAAGAAGTGGATGACCTAGTCGCCGAAGAGACGTTCCTCCATCTGGAGATCGAGGACAAGATCGGCTTTGACACGATCATCTCACCTCATGACATCAAGGACTTCGTTTATGGTAACCTCTTCTCAGAAGGCTTCATCGATGAGCCCTCTGAGATCAAGACATACTCGGAAAGGGAGAAGGACGGGAGCTTCCGCGTGGATGTCTCCATCGACCTGGACTCGGACATCTCCTACAGGAGGAACTACAACATACTCTGGACGGACTGCACGACTCCCTCGGATGTCCAGAAGAGAATCGGCGATAGAATCGCGAAGATGGACTCCCCGCTCAGAATCAAGGCTTCTGACGTCCCGCTCGTACACAGTAGGACTTCTGACCACGTGGATGTGTACAAGCAGACCGGTGCATACCACTACGCCTTCCTGTTCGATGAGAAGATGAATCTCATCGTCACGGCCTTCGATGTGAGCCGCCACAACGCGGTTGACAAGGTCATCGGCTCCACATTCCTCAATGGCGGCACTTTCGCGGACAAGGCCCTCTTCGTCACGGGCCGGATAACGTCTAATATGGTTTGGAAGTGTCTCAGGGCGGGGATCCCGCTCGCAATGTCTAGGAGCGCCCCGTTGCTTGAGGCGATAGAGCTCGCGAATGCATATGACATGGGGGTAATCGGATTCGCTCGGGGAAAGCGGTTCAACCTATATTGCGGGGAGAAGTACATCGACTTCGGGTGA
- a CDS encoding AAA family ATPase — translation MAQRIGIAGKGGVGKTTLAGTLARLLARRGMRVLAVDIDPSPSLASAVGIPEEERKNLVPLSRMLDLIEERTGVRPGSSYGQMFKLNPKVDDLVDTYGTIAKDGVRLIVLGTIELGGSGCFCPENALLKRLLRHLVLDRDEVLIMDMEAGVEHLGRGTAEGVDILVIVVEPGTKSIETAERIRKLAEDVGIGKVVAVLNKSLGKDDFTRSKLADIGIELVGSIPYKPCVIEADMKDVPPIDNEDCSEIVSAIEEIGDKLGLPD, via the coding sequence ATGGCCCAGAGGATAGGAATCGCCGGGAAAGGCGGTGTAGGCAAGACCACGCTGGCAGGAACCCTGGCAAGGCTTTTGGCGAGGCGAGGAATGAGAGTATTGGCGGTGGACATCGACCCGTCCCCCAGCCTCGCGTCCGCGGTGGGGATACCGGAGGAGGAGAGAAAGAACCTGGTCCCGCTCTCCCGCATGCTGGACCTCATAGAAGAGAGGACGGGCGTGAGACCAGGGTCCTCCTACGGACAGATGTTCAAGCTCAACCCGAAGGTGGACGACCTCGTTGACACGTACGGCACAATCGCGAAGGACGGCGTGAGACTGATCGTCCTGGGGACCATCGAGCTGGGCGGGAGCGGATGCTTCTGCCCCGAGAACGCGTTGCTGAAGCGGCTCCTGAGGCACCTCGTTCTGGACAGGGACGAGGTTCTCATAATGGACATGGAGGCGGGCGTCGAGCATCTGGGCAGGGGCACGGCGGAGGGCGTGGACATTCTTGTCATCGTGGTGGAACCCGGAACGAAGTCCATCGAGACGGCGGAGAGGATAAGGAAGCTGGCGGAGGACGTGGGTATCGGCAAGGTCGTCGCGGTCCTCAACAAATCGCTCGGAAAGGATGACTTCACCCGCTCGAAGCTCGCGGACATAGGCATCGAGCTGGTCGGGTCGATTCCCTACAAACCGTGCGTAATCGAGGCTGACATGAAGGACGTCCCGCCGATCGACAACGAGGACTGCTCGGAGATCGTCTCGGCAATCGAGGAGATCGGGGACAAACTGGGGCTCCCGGACTGA
- a CDS encoding molybdenum cofactor guanylyltransferase, producing the protein MDISVAILTGGNSSRFGRAKQLFEVSGKPLYNICYEKFQRLSDDVFLQGEFSGTDVDIRGDLVSEKGPLGGIYSALKNARYERVFVLACDMPDLDPRILGLLLDHGESELVVPRWRNGHLEPLCSLYSKSQMPLVEEMLASGTLKISELFGRVEKASFPIIDEWIEQGLISAGCFRNMNELHSE; encoded by the coding sequence ATGGATATCTCGGTAGCGATTCTCACTGGCGGGAACTCCTCCCGTTTCGGGCGGGCCAAACAGCTCTTCGAAGTCAGTGGAAAACCGCTCTACAACATATGCTACGAGAAGTTCCAAAGGCTCTCGGACGATGTCTTCCTTCAGGGCGAGTTTTCGGGCACTGATGTGGACATCAGAGGGGATCTGGTGAGCGAGAAGGGTCCGCTAGGCGGGATCTACTCCGCCCTGAAGAACGCGAGATACGAGCGGGTCTTTGTTCTTGCGTGCGACATGCCAGACCTCGACCCTCGGATACTGGGTCTTCTGCTCGATCATGGTGAGAGTGAGCTCGTCGTTCCGAGATGGAGGAACGGGCACTTGGAACCGCTTTGCTCGTTGTATTCGAAAAGCCAGATGCCACTGGTCGAAGAGATGCTGGCGAGCGGGACGCTCAAGATATCGGAGCTTTTTGGCCGAGTGGAGAAGGCCTCATTCCCTATCATTGACGAGTGGATCGAACAGGGGCTCATCTCGGCGGGCTGCTTCCGCAACATGAACGAGCTGCACTCGGAGTGA
- a CDS encoding VOC family protein codes for MTEEPKHGSFTHIEIPVKDKERSKEFYGEVFGWKFEDVPEMDYTLFHAPTPPHGGLFVPEEGQPTFGVLNHINVDSVDETSKKIEELGGKMLVPKSEVPNIGWFAVFQDPDGAVQALFESLPKE; via the coding sequence ATGACAGAAGAACCTAAACATGGAAGCTTCACCCACATAGAAATCCCTGTCAAGGACAAGGAGAGGAGCAAGGAGTTCTACGGTGAGGTTTTCGGATGGAAGTTTGAGGACGTGCCTGAGATGGACTACACGCTTTTCCACGCGCCGACACCGCCGCACGGCGGCCTGTTCGTCCCGGAAGAGGGCCAACCCACTTTTGGAGTGCTGAACCATATCAATGTTGACTCGGTCGACGAGACGTCCAAGAAGATCGAGGAGCTGGGCGGGAAGATGCTCGTGCCCAAGTCGGAAGTCCCCAACATAGGCTGGTTCGCGGTCTTCCAGGATCCGGACGGGGCTGTTCAGGCGCTCTTCGAGAGCTTGCCTAAGGAGTAG
- a CDS encoding serine hydroxymethyltransferase codes for MAKRTYADLVFNARLEDIDKEVADLIGFEEERQDRKLIMIASESYCPSPVREAVASAFANLYAEGHPSVRMDKEDRGLATDYEHQMTHQRRFADRRYYKGCEYVNIMENLAEKRLAEIFATDEISADEIYTNVQPLSGAIANNAVYNAFLEPGDTVMGMALNAGGHLTHGSEVNRSGRYYNVIPYYPDDRTGKFNFKELKRLAKEHRPKLVIAGYSAYPWNINWKKFREVADAAGGAILLADMAHVAGLIVGGQFNNPIGYADVVMFTTQKSICGPRGAVLMTTDKEKAKALDRAVFPGEQSGPHLNNVIAKAVCFEIAKTPEFRELTRRIVENAKHLVSSFKKLGLTVAYGGTDSHLLLIDLRDIKTKTGYPLTGEISARIMELCGIVINKNTIPYDENAIHPSAIRFGTTWVTQRGFGKSQMEKIAALSHRILTNIQPFHYVGREKDVGRGKIELRILEEVKREVDELVREARSEVPAPRHGYPHYGTGEGEEFESPLEEIHKESRAKMRRVGGWRIPAVYHTLKKDIEKTKDSAGVLDASAYGLLEVRGWRARPFLDEVCTGPIRDMEVGTSQRTLVLDKDGRIIDDVVVMRGPPDRVGRDRYIVVTNPQNADRIKLWFRALSDSYVIFDDDLFRKVQGPVMVKDLRREGKTSILLHGHSSLRVLRKLAPELKKWSGKGLVKVSMDKNRVVIGWAGFHEKCERFHIIVDRKKSVHVWKAILDAGKRMGIGPIGYDAELDTRKRRYLPIYGRRKTHASEIVRRRKDFMDISKPYFVGQRDFLRKRSRKKMYMYEPEDIPLRRSCLYEEHLKLAKRTSLKPFAGWEMPILYTSIADEHKAVRETAGLFDVSHMGVISVQGRDATDFLDAVTTNYVRWLKPCESHYSYVLDIDGRVLDDIFIYKIGEEDYMVVANAVNAEKVLAWLQAVSTGEYLLSREHPSVDVSGDVSVRDLKDPSSGRDRRVDIALQGPSSRETIMELIKDERLRRRFWSLARFELMKLRLGNVPLIISRSGYTGEEYGYELFVHPKNAPKLWNLILEKGKPYGVKPAGLGARDSTRTEAGFPLWGNELAGEHDLFPTEAGYGTFVKLHKSFFVGRQRAVEKARNREREIIRYRMKNKGIRVVRPGAFVVSDQDRIIGEVTSSVVIEGRQLGLALVPRENAIEDAEIGIVIPPRGVKASGKEIQGLVDSGSATVERARTLPRLLIAEEGQEE; via the coding sequence ATGGCCAAGAGAACATACGCGGATCTGGTCTTCAACGCTCGCCTCGAGGATATCGACAAGGAGGTCGCTGACCTCATAGGCTTCGAGGAGGAGAGACAGGATAGGAAGCTCATAATGATCGCATCCGAGAGCTATTGTCCCAGCCCGGTGAGGGAGGCGGTCGCGTCCGCCTTCGCGAACCTCTACGCCGAGGGGCATCCATCGGTCAGGATGGACAAGGAGGACAGGGGGCTGGCAACGGACTACGAGCACCAGATGACGCACCAGCGCAGGTTCGCGGACAGGAGATACTACAAGGGCTGTGAGTACGTCAACATCATGGAGAACCTGGCGGAGAAGAGACTGGCGGAGATCTTCGCGACGGACGAGATATCCGCGGACGAGATCTACACGAACGTCCAGCCGCTCTCGGGCGCTATCGCCAACAACGCCGTCTACAACGCCTTCCTCGAGCCCGGTGACACGGTCATGGGGATGGCGCTGAACGCGGGCGGGCATCTCACGCACGGGAGCGAGGTGAACCGCTCCGGGCGGTACTACAACGTAATCCCCTACTACCCGGACGACAGGACCGGCAAGTTCAATTTCAAGGAGCTGAAGAGGCTCGCCAAGGAGCACAGACCGAAGCTTGTCATCGCGGGGTACAGCGCCTACCCGTGGAACATCAACTGGAAGAAGTTCAGGGAGGTCGCCGACGCGGCTGGCGGGGCGATTCTCCTCGCGGACATGGCGCACGTCGCAGGCCTCATCGTCGGCGGGCAGTTCAACAACCCCATTGGATACGCGGACGTGGTCATGTTCACGACACAGAAGTCAATCTGCGGTCCCCGCGGGGCGGTCCTCATGACGACGGACAAGGAGAAGGCGAAGGCGCTGGACCGGGCCGTCTTCCCGGGCGAGCAGAGCGGGCCGCACCTGAACAACGTCATCGCGAAGGCCGTGTGCTTCGAGATAGCCAAGACGCCCGAGTTCAGGGAGCTGACGAGGAGGATCGTGGAGAACGCGAAGCATCTGGTGAGCTCGTTCAAGAAGCTCGGTCTTACCGTCGCCTACGGCGGGACGGACAGCCACCTGCTTCTGATCGACCTGAGGGACATCAAGACGAAGACCGGCTACCCGCTCACGGGCGAAATCTCGGCCCGCATCATGGAGCTCTGTGGAATCGTCATCAACAAGAACACGATCCCGTACGATGAGAATGCCATACACCCGAGCGCGATACGCTTCGGCACGACTTGGGTCACCCAGCGTGGGTTCGGAAAGAGTCAAATGGAGAAGATCGCCGCCTTGTCTCACAGGATACTGACGAACATCCAGCCCTTCCACTACGTCGGACGGGAGAAGGACGTAGGCAGGGGGAAGATCGAGCTCAGGATACTCGAAGAGGTCAAGCGGGAGGTCGACGAGCTTGTCCGGGAGGCGAGGAGCGAGGTGCCCGCGCCGAGGCATGGATATCCGCACTATGGCACCGGCGAAGGTGAGGAGTTCGAGAGTCCTCTTGAGGAGATTCACAAGGAGTCCCGCGCCAAGATGAGGAGGGTCGGCGGGTGGAGGATTCCTGCGGTCTATCACACGCTGAAGAAGGACATCGAGAAGACCAAGGACTCCGCCGGAGTCTTGGACGCGTCTGCCTACGGACTCCTAGAAGTTCGTGGCTGGCGGGCGAGGCCATTCCTCGACGAGGTCTGCACCGGCCCCATTCGCGACATGGAAGTGGGAACGAGCCAGAGGACTCTCGTCCTGGACAAGGACGGCAGGATAATCGACGACGTGGTCGTGATGAGAGGGCCGCCTGACAGGGTCGGAAGGGACCGCTACATCGTCGTGACCAACCCCCAGAACGCAGACAGAATCAAGCTCTGGTTCCGAGCACTGTCCGATTCCTACGTAATCTTCGATGACGATCTCTTCAGAAAGGTCCAAGGACCCGTCATGGTCAAAGACCTCAGGCGGGAGGGCAAGACGAGCATCTTGCTCCACGGTCACAGCAGCCTGAGGGTTCTGAGGAAACTGGCTCCAGAACTCAAGAAGTGGAGCGGCAAAGGTCTCGTGAAGGTTTCGATGGACAAGAACCGGGTCGTGATCGGATGGGCCGGGTTCCACGAGAAGTGTGAGAGGTTCCACATCATCGTTGACAGGAAGAAGAGCGTGCACGTCTGGAAAGCGATTCTGGACGCGGGCAAGAGAATGGGGATTGGCCCGATCGGATATGACGCAGAACTGGATACGCGGAAGAGGCGCTACCTCCCGATTTACGGCAGGAGGAAGACACACGCGAGTGAGATAGTGCGCAGGCGGAAGGATTTCATGGACATCTCGAAACCCTATTTCGTGGGTCAAAGGGATTTCCTGCGGAAGAGGTCCCGCAAGAAGATGTACATGTACGAGCCAGAGGACATTCCCCTGAGGAGGAGCTGCCTGTACGAAGAGCACCTCAAGCTGGCCAAAAGGACCTCCCTGAAGCCCTTCGCGGGATGGGAGATGCCCATCCTCTACACGAGCATCGCCGACGAGCACAAGGCGGTCCGGGAGACCGCTGGGCTCTTCGATGTGAGCCACATGGGCGTCATCAGCGTTCAGGGGAGAGACGCCACCGACTTTCTGGATGCCGTAACGACGAACTACGTGAGATGGCTCAAGCCCTGCGAATCACATTATTCCTACGTGCTGGACATCGACGGGCGCGTTCTCGATGACATATTCATCTACAAGATCGGCGAGGAGGACTACATGGTCGTCGCCAACGCCGTCAACGCAGAGAAGGTACTTGCTTGGCTTCAGGCCGTCAGCACCGGTGAGTACCTCCTCAGCAGGGAACACCCGTCCGTGGACGTCAGCGGAGACGTGAGCGTGAGGGACCTGAAAGACCCCTCGAGCGGGAGGGACCGGCGGGTGGACATCGCGCTCCAAGGACCCAGTTCCCGCGAGACAATCATGGAGCTGATTAAGGACGAAAGGCTAAGGCGGAGGTTCTGGTCGCTGGCAAGGTTCGAGCTCATGAAGCTGAGGCTGGGGAACGTTCCGCTGATAATCTCCCGCTCGGGATATACCGGCGAGGAGTATGGCTACGAGCTCTTCGTGCACCCGAAGAATGCTCCGAAGCTGTGGAATCTGATCCTGGAGAAGGGAAAGCCCTACGGCGTGAAGCCAGCGGGCCTGGGAGCGAGGGACTCCACCCGGACGGAGGCGGGATTCCCGCTGTGGGGGAACGAGCTCGCGGGCGAGCACGATCTCTTCCCGACAGAGGCGGGATACGGGACCTTCGTCAAGCTGCACAAGTCCTTTTTCGTCGGTAGGCAGAGAGCGGTCGAGAAGGCCAGGAACCGCGAGAGAGAAATCATCCGCTACCGGATGAAGAATAAGGGAATTCGCGTCGTCAGGCCTGGTGCCTTTGTCGTGAGCGATCAGGACAGGATCATCGGGGAGGTGACGAGCAGCGTCGTCATCGAGGGAAGGCAGCTTGGCTTGGCTCTCGTGCCGAGAGAGAATGCGATTGAGGACGCAGAGATCGGGATAGTCATCCCGCCAAGGGGAGTGAAAGCCTCAGGGAAGGAGATACAGGGACTCGTGGACTCAGGCTCCGCGACGGTCGAAAGGGCGAGGACACTCCCCAGACTGCTGATCGCGGAAGAGGGTCAAGAAGAGTAG
- a CDS encoding CooT family nickel-binding protein — protein sequence MCESTVYVEMDGEETELMKDVAKVEVNDKTITCIDIMGEMKTVQGTVKRVDLVNHRFIIASK from the coding sequence ATGTGCGAATCCACTGTTTACGTTGAGATGGATGGAGAAGAGACCGAGCTCATGAAGGATGTCGCCAAGGTCGAGGTGAACGACAAGACGATAACCTGCATAGACATCATGGGCGAGATGAAGACCGTCCAAGGGACTGTGAAGAGAGTGGACCTGGTGAACCACCGATTCATCATCGCTTCCAAGTAG
- a CDS encoding desulfoferrodoxin FeS4 iron-binding domain-containing protein codes for MVRVNEVGEVFRCEICGNVVEVKEAGGGELVCCGQAMVKVE; via the coding sequence ATGGTTCGTGTTAATGAAGTAGGTGAAGTTTTCCGATGCGAGATATGCGGGAATGTCGTCGAGGTCAAGGAAGCCGGTGGCGGAGAGCTAGTCTGCTGTGGCCAGGCTATGGTGAAGGTCGAATAG
- a CDS encoding ubiquinone/menaquinone biosynthesis methyltransferase, whose amino-acid sequence MVSDDAPTGHRPASLRKMFQGVSDEYDLLNRLLTFGLDRRWRAKATASCLEDRPEAILDLCCGTGDLLFTIMRRTRDGSRVLGLDFTESMIGKASAAAGRSKPLILADAGHLPFRGESFDCVAIAFSFRNLLYKNPAIGTYLAEVLRILRPGGHFVIMETSQPESDVLRKLYHAYLRTIVPFVGGAASGSKGAYTYLGKSATKFPASEEVAIILRGAGFSEVTFQPLLLGMVGIHKATK is encoded by the coding sequence ATGGTCAGTGATGACGCGCCCACGGGTCATCGACCTGCATCTCTCAGAAAGATGTTCCAGGGCGTGTCAGATGAGTACGACCTGCTGAACCGTCTCCTGACCTTCGGACTGGACCGTCGGTGGAGGGCGAAGGCCACGGCATCGTGCCTTGAGGACCGCCCCGAAGCGATTCTGGATCTGTGTTGCGGGACGGGCGACCTTCTCTTCACGATCATGAGGCGGACCCGCGATGGGTCGAGGGTGCTCGGCTTGGACTTCACAGAGTCGATGATAGGCAAAGCCAGCGCGGCAGCGGGCCGGTCGAAGCCGCTGATCCTTGCGGACGCGGGCCATCTGCCGTTCAGAGGCGAATCGTTCGACTGCGTGGCAATCGCCTTCTCGTTCAGGAACCTGCTCTACAAGAACCCCGCCATCGGAACATACCTGGCCGAGGTCCTGAGGATACTGAGGCCTGGCGGGCACTTCGTCATCATGGAGACAAGCCAACCTGAATCGGACGTCCTGAGGAAGTTATACCACGCGTATCTGAGGACGATTGTGCCCTTCGTTGGCGGGGCGGCATCGGGGAGCAAGGGCGCGTACACGTATCTTGGCAAATCCGCGACGAAATTCCCCGCCTCAGAGGAAGTTGCCATCATCCTGCGCGGGGCGGGCTTCAGCGAGGTCACCTTCCAACCCCTCCTCCTCGGGATGGTTGGGATTCACAAGGCCACGAAATAG